GTATAAGTACCCGTAAATCCTATCGTCTTGATGTGTCTATAAATAGATAGTATGTCTACGAacatgtcgtcgtcgtcgtcgtcgtcggtaatCATTGGTCGTAGTTGCATCgtatgtacactgtacactgtacactgcGGTGTTTTCTGTTTGCAATTAGCGCGGACAACGCGAGTTACAATAATCTACAAAAATACGAGCTACCGCaaccgcgccgcgccgcgcctcGCCGAAGACGCTAAACACGTATCTTGTTCTACGAGTATCAATACTCGATAGTCGATAGTCGATAGATAGCGTAGACCTAGGTATTACTAATACCGAATACGAGTAGCAGTagataagtactcgtattaggTATATTCTAAAATCTACAGTCTGCACGTTGGCGAGTATCAACACCCAACGGCCACGAGTATTGTATTGTACTTGCCAGTCGGCGGCGGCGTCATGCGATTCTAACGAaaatttatacgtaggtatttggCGTGTTACAGATGGTACCAACGTTCGATACTGTTCGCCGGAAAGCTCGATTTTCAACGGCAACGAATCGGCCACTACCAAAAGGAAGAAGAGAAGAAAACGACGCCGACGCTTCGGGGTAATTGTCATTTCGTACTCGTCGTAATTTTCCTactacataagtacctacatactactcgtacgagtatgttCGCGTaataatacgtatgtattttcttttcattGTTTTGGCCGACAGGAAACCGAGGACGATTCTGAATCCGGCGTCGAAGAAAATCACGACGAATACGTTTTCAGCTGCGAGAATCAAGTCGTCGATTACGCTCACGACGAGCTCGCTGCCACCGTTCACGTTCACgttcaaaatcaatcaaacTATTCGCCATTCGGTTCGCAAAATGCGCTTCACGGTCACGGTGGTCGCCATTGTACTAGCTTTCCGCATGCCAGCATAAACGCGCCGCCTTTCGTACCCGCTAAttgtggcggcggcggcggcggcggcgacgacgATCTATCTTGTTGCAGGTCAAACGACAAATACGTCGATAAAGTCGAAAATAAatcggcggcggcggtggcggcgtCGATAAACGCCGTCGACTCCAAAGTGCGCCGCGAAACGTTCGTCGACGGTGAAAATCAATCGCCGACCGATTCGCCGTCCAGTTCCAATAATTCCGATTCCGGCATCAGTTCTCCCGGAATCGAGGATTGCCCTTCTATCGGCGGCCAAGACCACGATTTCAGAAAATCCGTCCAAGCAGATCGATCAAAAACGAGCTTCAACAACAATTTAGCCACCTCGCCGGTAATGCGGAGTGGCGATGGCGGCAAAACCACCAGCGGCGCCGccgccgcagccgcagccgtTATTCCGGCGGCAGTGGCGGCAGCAGCAGCCGCCGGCGACGCCCCCGCCGCCACCCTGTCCCCCGACGATAAGGCTAAAATATGTGATAGTAGTTACGCTAGTGCCGAAGCTAAATGCGGTCTCGATGATAAACCGCTAAAGAAAATACGCgccaaaaatacgagtagccGCGTCAAACGGTGTCATTCGAAGAACGAAGAGCGTTACCGTAGGCGTAGCGTTTCCGAGAGAGACggcgccaccgccaccgccgccgccgcggCTTCACTCGATTTGGGGGCGACCGATCGCCGTGTCGACGACGAAAGCGTCGACTGCGCGCAGAGTGTCGCCGTGTGCGACCAACAGCCGCCGAGCGCCACCGAAAACCGTTCGAAAAAGTCGACGATAATAATTGAAACTACTCCGCGAATCGAAAGAGTCGAAAGAGTAGCCGTCGCCGATGAGAATTCGACGAAATGTTCGTCGAGTGCGAATGAAGAGCGTTCTTCGCCAAACGAAAAGAATCGTCGCCGCTACGAAAGCGAAAACGGCCGAGTTATCGATACGATAAGCGACGTAGTCGACGGAAACGAGCCGCAGGCGGCCGAAAATGACGCGTCTCATCTTCACGGCGATCCGTTCGAAAATCAAATCGCAAATTGCGACCAAACTGACGCGTATGCCGTCGATCCGAATGATGCGGCGTTATCCGCATCGTCGCTATCGCGCGCCGTCCCCCAACAAAGTACCTGTTGGCCGAAAGCGAACGTcaacgtcgacgtcgacgtcgacgctAGCGAGCGAGCAGCCCCGCAAGATGGCAGCGTAAACCAAGACTCGCAATCGCGACACAGCAGCGAGCGCGTCGCGTTGGCGGCGCGAATTTTAGTCGACGAAATAGTGCAGCGAGCCGAATCGCAGATCCGTATGTCGACGACAAAATGTGATAAACTTCAGTTACCTTTAACTCAGGCTGTGACTAATTGGCTGAACGAACGCGGCGGTTTgcccgccgccgccgccgccgccgtcgaCGGCTTCGAAATCAAAAACCATCGCCGATTGTTTTCGACGCAGCCGCCCTCGGACGAGTCTCTCGACGACGAAACGACCGTATCGCGCCTCTCGCAAAGTAAAGAAACGGTCGATAAGTCGAAAACGTCGTCGTCGAATTGCGTGATTTGTTGATCTACGAgtaatacgtaggtatctacTGTAATATCGTATTAGCCATTCGCCATTCGCCATTCTGTCTAGTGAGTCGAATTCGTAGTTGGCGTCGTGAACCAACGATCGACTCGTGACTCGCACTCGCAGCACGCGCGTGCCGCAGCGATCGAATTAGCCAAAAGGGCCGTACGAATCGGGTTTTTAGTTGTTTGCGGTTGCGCTTGTAACGGATCAAACTTATTTGTACttgaaaatgtaataatttgtaatttgcaaaatttcactttcgtttttttctcgGCTGGCCGGAGTACGTATGTCGTATACCTTGCTATGTGACTACTCGCACGTAATATGCGAGCAAAATGcctaattattggaaaaatttcaaaaattgtcgtaTCGATCCCGATGTATTCCGTCTTCCACTCTGCGGTTTAAATATCTACCTAGAGTATACCTTGCTATGCGACTACTCGCActattcgcattcgcattcgcattcggaAACGTATAACGTATGCCACAGTTTGTTGATTAGCAGCGACCGATACGCGCGCATCggttttacctattttttttctcgaattggGCGGTTTGTATCGTAGTTCGTAGAAAGCTGTTTTTACTATCACCGGGGAGGGCGAAGGCCGAAGGGcaattcgaatttgaatttctcgctgCGAAATCGTCGCATAGCATACTCGATTCGAGTTTTCGTTTGATTCGTATACGCAATTACGCAGACACGCCGGGTATAATACGCGTACAACCCGCGTActatacacaatacacatacactACAGTTATACTCGTACAAAATATGACAATACCGGATGATGTATGGCGTATGACTCGTAAGTCGTAGTCGCCTCGGTAGTCGGTACCAATCACCCAGGCCTGCGCGGATGGCTAATCGTATTATGTAGTATATAATACGTACATAGACGTACATACTCGTCTCGTACACCTACATAGGAAGCTTCGGGCGCGACGTTGGAAAGTTATGCCTGTCTCACGTTTGGCATCGAAGCGATATGTAATGTACCCAAGTACAGTAATGTATAGGAAGGTTGGATTCGCGACTCGCGACACGCGACACGCGCCGGCGCTTGTAATTAAGCGATTAATATAGGCTTAGATATACGATGATAATACTGTAGGTAGATAGAGTAGATAGATACTGCTGCGTAgtgcgtaggtctaggtagacACGGTTTAtcggtttaaaaaataataatcattcgTACGTACGAACGTACTCGTACGATTAcgatatacatacatatgtgaTTATGTCGTACGTATTTCTAATCGTTCGATTAGTGCACGCATTTCAACATACGCGCCTTACTTCATCAGCCGAATACTTACTCGACAAATTCAACGATTCAAGACTGCCTTCATGTCCCCTCCCCTACTCCTTCCAAATAAGAAGGAAATCTTTACGTtatgtattttacattttatttgtaATCTGTTATTTATACCAAGTTGAATAAATTACACGTGGCTGATGTTTACATAATtcgtttcgaaaaaatatgaaattcaatATCGCCGACTGACCGATTAAGGTAATCATATcggctccggctccggctcttTGCTCGCTTACTTAGTCGTTGCATCGAGGCTCTCTTTACCTGCTACCCACGTGTACCGAAGACCAAATATCGGGTTTACAGTTCGGAACCGACACGTTTTTCGAACGATAATCGACAACGCCGTCGCGTCGCAGACGCAGAATTAAGGTAAACTGACGAATGTACATGATTGTGTATTATACATACATAAGTTAAGTGTATCTCGGTATCACATTATACGTTAAATAGACCTAAGGAACGCCGAACAAATGCTCTCGAAAAAAAGCCATATCGTTCCTTTCCACTTGACAATTACGCGCGACGATTTAGACGACAAACGAATACTTTTTCACGTTTAGTGAACAATGGATGGCAATGGTTCCGCTCTAATTTTACTAAAATCTATGCGAGAATCTATCGTTTCGTCGATTTCACCAACTATAACCCTGGAACAGAAAAATCATCGGCAAagttgaaacgtgaaaaaaaaaacaaaaccgaaaACTGTAGACGCGTAGAGCGAGTGTTTCTTACACATTGTCGCCGCGAATGATATGCAGTCCCAGCACCACCTGTTCGACTCCTTGCGTGGTGCTATACACTCGTTCGTGACTGTCatccaaaatcaaattcaaagtCTGATCGAATCCTTTTAAAGTTCCCTGGAAACAACAAGAAAATTAGAGAGCGCGCAAACACGCGAAATTCAAGCCTCACGATCATGTAGTTACAGTACGTCTAGTTCGCCATTCTCGGCTCGTACAAAAAATAAGTCTGATCTCgatactacgagtataatcgCCGTCTCAGCCTTATAGGGACATTATTAATTACAAATGCGTTAGTAAATGCGTCTTATCTACGCGCTCGAACAGTCCTCGGGACAGGCAACCTATCTCGACCCATAGACCGCTAGTGGTAATCTTAAATCGAATTCTTTCGCGTAAGTTGATAGCGAAAAACGGAATTGAAACCGTACGATAGACCGAACGCATTATCTACCAGTCTGAAGGAATCTGCGGGCGTTCGAGGGCTGTTGCTTATCTTAATATCGACAAGTCGTCTGGTTACATcggcattaaaataaaaacacgaaataaAAACTCCGGTAGAAGGCTAACTCACCACGAAGTGTCGTCCATCCGCCGTTATTATGGCAACCGTGTCTAGGATTAACAAAGTCAAGGAATCAATCTACTTCTATGAAAATCATCGCAATACAAAATATGCATTATTCTACTGTAAAGGATACGATTTACGTAGGTTTCTAGAGCTGCCATTCTTCCATATACGCTGCAACgattgacatcaacaaatatgTTTGtcggtgaaaataattttgaggcGCGAACAAATCGTCAACTTTCTCAGTTTCACGTACTTGTCAAATTACCTCAACTATTCTGTAATACATACGCTATTAATCCGATCATCGAACATAACTTTactaatttttggcgaaaactAGATTTTTTCCATTGATTATTTGTCCGTTTTACTTTCCTCCTTTACGtctttttggttttgatttggattttttgaaatatttcaaaatcaaaaaaaaaattaaaaaatttcaatcaatattATGTAGCTGATTAGTGATTATGATTCTGAAACGTAACCGTAAAGCTGAGAACGGAACTTGAACTAGCGTCACCCATCAGAATTCAGAACGGTACAACGGTACGGACAGCCGGCAGGACGGAGTGCTCGAAGCGTGAGCCGTGAGCCGGACTGCGGGGACTGCGACGATTTGAGGACGGATCCACGGATCGGAACAGATTACAGAAACAAAACGTGTCACTCTCACAATGACTCTCACGCGTCGGGGATCACGCCACACGGATTAACTCACGTCACAGTTCCTTGACGTCACGAATGTTGCGTTGGTTTTGCGTAGCgttatcattttgattttatcaattatcaaaTTTGCAGATTcctaataaaatataaaaaatcaattctaattTCTATTCCATTTAATTGGTTTGTACTTAAATTCTTCTTTAATTCGCGTTGTTATAAAATGTTTCATGATTTCGACAACCGTATTGTTTCGATGCAGTCTCATTATTGTCTGAATCTTCACGTCGTATTTTTGTAGCGGTTGTTGGGTCGATGATAATAGATAGGTCTGGTAATAATCGTTGTTTTCGAACTTTTCTAACGCAATGACAGATAAAAAAATGTGACATGCGAATTCTATAGACAGCGGACATAATCGTATTTTCACCAGCAATTAATCCACAATTGGCGTCGTTCCTGGATTCGATCACTTCTAAGCGACATGAATATACTGCCTAAAAAGAGGTTTGTATTGGTTTCACTTTGCTGTTGGCACTACATAGAATCGTTTGGGTACATTTATTGTCCTCGTTTAATATAATTATCTATACTTTATACCTCATtcgatcttttgaaaatttaccaatcgCGCCGATGAATAAATGGTCTGTAAACGGCATGTAAGTAATGCGTATGTACGTTTGTTAGGTGGCACGTTCGTAACCGAGATAATATCGCCAGAGTTCGAAGAGATGAACTTGCTGCGCagaatgaagaaaaagaaaaggaaagacGAAAACGCATCGCGGTAAGTACAATAACTTGAGATTCAAAGTTACAAGTATTGATAAAATGATACCTAGCCCTCGaaattcaaaagtcaaaaccatTTGCAAAACGCGTAAGCGCGATTCGGAAGTCTGTAATCGTATCGTGCCGATTTATGTGCCCCGAATAACGTTGTCGTCTGTATTATTGTTTCAGGAACAAGAAGCCAAATTGGAAATCTTGCGAACGGAATCCAAACGAAACGTCGAATCGCAGTCGCCGACAATTCCGAGAGAAGAAAAATCGAAGCGACGCGagcatataaatttttttgaaaaaatcgaaactgCCGCCGCAAACGAAGAACACGAACGGGAGATAAAAGAAGacaaagaaaaatatgaaaagcaAATCGGGTATTTAACGTATCTAGGTCAAAATACTAACGAAGCCGAAGGACGAGTATCCTGGTACAACAAACCGCGCAAACAACTGGATCATTTTGTCAAAGATGGCGacaaaaaagacgaaaagtctAAATCGATTCTGGATCCGTTGACGAGAATAGAATctattttgcataaaaaatcgaGCGCTGCGGATTGCGCTAAAGTCGAGCGCAgtgttgaaagagaaaaaacaatCGGCCTCGGTATTTCGCCCgaaatcaaaacgaaaaaaaaatacgacaaaaAAGCAGACTTGGCGACGTTACGCGAGAAACGATTAAAAAGAGAGAGAGCGGAGCagaaaagaatagaaaaactTTTATCGAGCGTTAATGGCGAAAAAACTACTTCGCTCGAAAGCGAGCGAGAGAAATCGGCGACAAAATTCGCTCAAAGGTACAATTCTCAGTTCAACCCGCACTTGGCTAGGCAGAACTTCGCCGAATGATCGAGTTTCATTTATTCGCTAGCTCGAAGTACgatcgttttgttttgttttttttttttcgagtagcGGCTTTTTATCAACGAATGACTCGCGTTTCAAGCGTTCCATATGCGGGTACTCGTCGGTGGCGGTGATTGTAATATTGTACTTGTACGTCTACGCACCTGCGTACAAAATTCGCCGCTCGGATACGACTATTCGTAATCTGCGGAAGCCTGCTGACTGCTGACTGCCGATCGCTGATGCTAAATTGTCGTCGTACCCACTCTTTCGACGTGTTGTTGTGAGAGGTTCGATCGAAGATTGCTCGCTGTCTTACCAGAATACCGTGCAAGGCCGCGCCGCGACAAAATTTCGATAAATAGAATCCGAAGACCTACCGACTTTACACAAATCGTATGGAAACTTGGGCGGCGGAAACCTGTCGAGTTTCAAGTAATCGTCaaggtatacctataggtataggtattatgGCAATACGAGGATAGAAAATAACTCGTTGCGACAAATATGTTTGTATATTTAGAATTCAGGaagaaaaatacatagaaatagTAACACTAAATAATTGCACCATAAAAGTAAATCATACTGTTCGTTgacaaaaatatatatttaaatAATAACATAAAGGGATTCATTAgcactttcaaaatataaatcaagtaatatatatatatatatattttttaaataaataaataaaagtttgcttttaagctgacaaaatcatttttatgatgCAAGTATTTAATCTGATCTTTCACATTAATTCACAAGCtggatttgaatgaaaaaaccgTCAGATTGACAGACTACAGACACACGAGGTAGAATTTTTACATTCTTCGACGAtttatgaattatttcaaaGGAGAGGAACGGTAATGAAAAAagggaagaaaaaaacaaagaaattgaaacgaataatttttagatgaattcTCATCGAACAAAAACTGCAGAATTTGACGGTTCCAGCATGTACAAAAGAAAATAtatatcacttttttcaaataatcgtCACTTCCTTCCGACACACGTCCAACacaagatagaaaaaaaatgaggaagaggataaagggggggggggggaggtaatTGGTGCCAAAAGATTAAATGTAATTGTTGAACATGTATTTGCTATCTATTGTAGGAGTTAATGTAAAGCCAGGCGGTGGCTGTGTGGCATATAAATCACAATGTTGAGCTGTCGCACTGACGATAGCTGGATCTAATGACGGCCAATCCCAGGCTGTggacaaaatgaaaaaccaaagcCGAATTAACAACACGTTACGAAGTCTGTCCGTATCTACTGTCGTACTACATATTACTACTACAATTACTACTACTACAACATAACCTAACGACGATTATCTTACTCGCTGGCGAAGTGTGTTGTTGGAAGGCTGTTAGAGTTTGTTGCGTAAACGGCAGAATTTTGTTACCTGCATAGCGCAAAAAGAAATTAGTATCACGACGTACGTACGGCAGCGCTATATAAGTATAAATGAGCGGAAAATGGTGGACGCCTCAACGTACCAGTACGTGGAATGCCTAATCCAAATGCATTCATGTGATTTGCAGAGTTGGAAAATCCAGGAGGCGGTATATGCGTTCTGGGAGGAATATTTCCTATTCGGAGCTCGTCTAATAATTTTGTACAGTTGGCTGCTAGCCTAAACATCGAATAGAACATTTTTGAGCGATAAGTAATCGCGGTTGTAAAAATACGCAAATTTGCAATCCATCTCCTCCTCCATACCTGTTGTTTTGCTGCACTGCAATAAATCTTTTTTGATACACGCTATTGTGGTtgtggttgttgttgttgttattattattcatCATATTACTACTGTTATGattgttattgttattattattattactattactATTATTATTGTGATAATAATATCCGcatgtttgtttttcattttctatcatTTCTGCTAAAGCCTTCTGTGTCTCAGTGAACGGATCAAAGCCCAGATCGTCGTCATTACGATAAACCTACGCAAACAAGTCGTCCAGTTGAAATTACGCGTAATCGATAAAACCAGCGCCACGACTAGACCCATAATCTATCATCTTACAGAATCGTCCGTTATTTCGCCGTTGTGATCAGTGCCGAAACCAAAAGCTGCTTGCCAATCTTCGGAAGAATGCACAGGAGGCAAAACGTCTGGCATGTGAGGCTCTCCATTTAGTAACCATTCGTTATGTGATGCTGAAAGCGATAAACATGGGTGAATTTCgcacgaaaatttgaaaaaaaaaatactcgaataaaGGATAAATTTAATCCGATAAGGTCGAAACCGAATGTAAAAGCGCAAAAAGCAAACGCGATTCCGAATGAGTTAACAATCACCAAATTTTTCTCCAACCAAGTATCGTACGATAATTATTTCGAGCGACTAATTGCGGCgggtaaatttttccaatacatACTATTAGAATTACCGTTTGAATTACAACGGAAATTGTATGACGAGAAAAATGACGTATTATTATCAATATGAACATTATCGAAGGTTCTTGTAGCAACCGTAGATGACGTACATGAATTTTGTTGACTGTGATTATCTACCGTTGGTAAATCTTCCACGTCTGAATTGTCTGAAACAGTGACAGAAAAAGTAAAGGAAATGCGCTTACAACGAAGCAAAAAATCACGGCGCGGCGTATCAATTGCTCACCTAAACGGATAGTGTACTGAGCGATTTCTGGATTACATTGATTTTTAACGATAACTGACTGCAGCATATCTGAAGTTTGCGTTTCCAACGAATCCGACGTATCAGAATATAATGCGAGGTCgggttcttcgatttttctGCGATCACGAATacgaaaattgaacaaacaaAGAAGACGATTCGTAATTACTTGTTACTTAGGTACTAATGAAAATGCGggtaaaaatacgtaggtaggtaggtaggtactaggtacgtattTATGTGTACATGATATCTTATTTGATTCGAAATGCTTACCGTTCGCTTGCGTATCTTTTTTTACTGTGCTTgggattgtgtttttttgtactCGAATCGGAGTAATTTTCGGCGCTATCCGAAGTATCCGACAATGTACACGTATTTTGCTCCTTGGTGTCGTTAATGGAATCATCGTAGTCTGAAATGGCGACGAAATGCGCGTTAAAAAGTAAGGAAACACGAAAGACGATACAATTTACAATAGGACGAGAGCGGCGTGACGGCGTTACTTGAATTTGCTGGCGAGTACGGCCTTAACGAGGGCCAGTGTTCTTTGGGTGAAGTGGCGATAGGGATAGCCACCGCATTCGTAGGTTGCTGGTGCGGCGTTGGCGTGGACGTTGTAACCGAATTGCACGTGTTCGAATTGGATGCGAGAACGGTAGGCGAATTTcgactgctgctgctgctgttcgACGGTGTACCAGGCGAGACATTTTGAAGGTTTGGCGAACTGTTCGATGATGAGTATTGATTCACGCAAGCCGATAATTGAACGGATGGAGGCGACGGAGTCGGTTTTCTGCGACGAAACGACGAAACATTGAAATCgaataatattgaaataggctaccagtagaaaaaaaaacaacgatcgAGCGAGCGGAGCGACTATCGCAGTTCGCAGCACGTACCTATTCTGCTGCACTTGTTGTGCCTGTACAGTTTGTTGAGTGCTGTTTATCAGATGATCGTGCAGTTTCTTCTCAAATTCTTGATGTTTACCTTGTTGCATTTCTTCTTTCGTAAAACTAGCTTCCGGATCACCTGTTGGGCGAGCGAAATTGCGCGACGAgttaaaaaacatacctactacataggTACAAGTACGTACGACGTACGAGTAGAATTTAAAGAGCGAACAGCCGTTTCTCATACACACCCATTTCGTGCAGATACATGCAGTCTGTTTTCGGACACtgttgatttttcatgaaatgcgAACAATATTTCGTAGTGCCGAGAGACGTTTTTATAACGCGTCCGTCGACAGAAATATTATTAACTGCTTGAATCGCTCTTAGAGCGTCTTCTGATCTGGAATACGTTACGTACGCGCTGGCGCATGGACCCTGCGACAGACGACGGTAATCAATTTACGAGCCAACTTAAAATAACAACTTACGGACTACCTATATTGTACTACATATATAGCGTACACGTACCTGATTACCGGCATACGATGTGCTTTGATTAACTACAACTTTTAATATTTTACCGAATTTTCCAAAGTATTCGTGCCTTTTCAACACCTACAACGCAACAGCCAATAATTATACCaacatacatacatactcgtatttgttaCTCGAATTAGATATTCGTTATACCGTACCTCGGCATCTGCCAATCTCGTTGGTAGACCCAAAACGAAAACTAAATTCCTTTGCACTACTCTAACATTCCCTAAACTCTTTCTATTCTctgtgattttttgtttcttttgttgatttttctgacGTTTCTCGGCTTTGATGCGAGCGAAATCTTCTTTGGACAAGGGTTTGAAATCAGCAGGATCTTCGGGGTAAGCTTTGCGACAAGCCGGACACAATCCATTTTCATCGGTACGAATACGATGCCAACAAAATCGACATATCTGCAATAAACCGATTCTTCGAATTAGTTTCACAAGTACGCGTCTTTTTCGCGTTTCGATAACGAAGACGAATTTTAATCAATAACCGACCTGATATCCGCAAgtacatggaaaaaaattcaaatcgtcCACCTCTAAAGGTTCCATACATAATGGACATTCGACCGGCTCTTCGCCGCCTTGGTTTAGCACGGACATTATGTATCTGCAATAAATATTTAAACCAACATCGAgttaaaattctgtttttcggATGAAATTGAAACTGTACAAATAATTCGTAATTTTAGATAGGTACGATAGTAAATTTGAACGTAGAACGACggacgataattttttttcgcttcgatTCGATGTCACCGTTTCAGCTTGATAGATTCGgcgaaattcattttcttttctcgCTCACGTACAGCGATAATGAAGTTGACGCGTATATGAGAACGTATTTCACTAATATTTTGGTCGTACTCGTGTATCGTGTATGTAGGTCTTTTCTGCAGTAAGTTGCACCAGCATAGCCGTACGGATGATAAGATTACAATTGTTTCCGAATCCGCTCCGAAAGCGTTACATTGCAGATAGACGTTACCATTAGGTATTCGCGATCAAATCGCCGAAATTTCTCACGCGTACATGAATCATCGATCTACCTACTTCGATAGGTTAGTGTAAGTACTGGGAAAAAGTTGacggagaaaaatttgaaatatcgaCGATGGATTATTCGCAAAAGTCGAAGCATACGTGATAATGAAACGAAACCGATGGAAATATCGCACGTATCCCAATAGGCATTAATGGGTAGCTTGGCCTACGTCGACCGAATCTTCAATACATCGAAGTGATTACGGATGTTGATTGACACGAACGATCAGCgatcgaatgaaaaatgaagaatacgATGCGATGCAGAAACAAATATTAATGCGTACCTTGAAGATTATTTTCCTTTTCTGAAGACGAAGAAAGAAAGCTGAATAGAAAACTGTAAATtatgaatcaaaattattgttgcGCAGCTGATAATACGCACTACAGTATAAGGTTAATCAATACgacgtttttctttttaaacgaATCTAGTAATAATCACAAAGTGGAAAACACAACAAATGTTAACAAATCTACAAAGAtcagataaaaaatgaaaaaaaaacaataaagttaaagttgaaagaattttgaggCCACCGATAAATAATACTCTCTCTTTTCCACTCGACTCTCATAACGTAACCAAAAAATCAGGAATTCGACAATGGATAAAACAAAGCGTCCGATTGGTTAAAAGTTGTATACGTGCATCACTTACGAATTCAGTGTT
This region of Planococcus citri chromosome 5, ihPlaCitr1.1, whole genome shotgun sequence genomic DNA includes:
- the LOC135847659 gene encoding uncharacterized protein LOC135847659 isoform X4: MYECVALVFYEKHSFHEAEAVTVRLKIVQCGIAGGKNYHENGANLQLDDGWRASYSYDKYRRNAAGYDKIVKTSACDAKNSSVEQNHAKAQIEDEYTKITTPRQDVLFKKGYLTRRKTWRHTCDENAADSFASNESGGYEIYDPYTGSVTALVVGATPTASSAAASAAAASCQPLLTSMPCRPVPLHSLQWFNPVPSSNEWCCDANAASSYAAIVDDADADAGDGDSAAKASHSGDSTNANTSASESSSVAENTTPTTGAGGDVAAYSPHPPHPAHPSESYIYPSYVFGTAAVYSIEDDGTNVRYCSPESSIFNGNESATTKRKKRRKRRRRFGETEDDSESGVEENHDEYVFSCENQVVDYAHDELAATVHVHVQNQSNYSPFGSQNALHGHGGRHCTSFPHASINAPPFVPANCGGGGGGGDDDLSCCRSNDKYVDKVENKSAAAVAASINAVDSKVRRETFVDGENQSPTDSPSSSNNSDSGISSPGIEDCPSIGGQDHDFRKSVQADRSKTSFNNNLATSPVMRSGDGGKTTSGAAAAAAAVIPAAVAAAAAAGDAPAATLSPDDKAKICDSSYASAEAKCGLDDKPLKKIRAKNTSSRVKRCHSKNEERYRRRSVSERDGATATAAAAASLDLGATDRRVDDESVDCAQSVAVCDQQPPSATENRSKKSTIIIETTPRIERVERVAVADENSTKCSSSANEERSSPNEKNRRRYESENGRVIDTISDVVDGNEPQAAENDASHLHGDPFENQIANCDQTDAYAVDPNDAALSASSLSRAVPQQSTCWPKANVNVDVDVDASERAAPQDGSVNQDSQSRHSSERVALAARILVDEIVQRAESQIRMSTTKCDKLQLPLTQAVTNWLNERGGLPAAAAAAVDGFEIKNHRRLFSTQPPSDESLDDETTVSRLSQSKETVDKSKTSSSNCVIC
- the LOC135847659 gene encoding uncharacterized protein LOC135847659 isoform X1, producing MYECVALVFYEKHSFHEAEAVTVRLKIVQCGIAGGKNYHENGANLQLDDGWRASYSYDKYRRNAAGYDKIVKTSACDAKNSSVEQNHAKAQIEDEYTKITTPRQDVLFKKGYLTRRKTWRHTCDENAADSFASNETAVNLGDIQAQADYASHNGDEEFCDYASMTTDGGSRLPSLSPVQPQSHSHSHSQQLLCATSQPYIDASAAAAATATALYYGGGYEIYDPYTGSVTALVVGATPTASSAAASAAAASCQPLLTSMPCRPVPLHSLQWFNPVPSSNEWCCDANAASSYAAIVDDADADAGDGDSAAKASHSGDSTNANTSASESSSVAENTTPTTGAGGDVAAYSPHPPHPAHPSESYIYPSYVFGTAAVYSIEDDGTNVRYCSPESSIFNGNESATTKRKKRRKRRRRFGETEDDSESGVEENHDEYVFSCENQVVDYAHDELAATVHVHVQNQSNYSPFGSQNALHGHGGRHCTSFPHASINAPPFVPANCGGGGGGGDDDLSCCRSNDKYVDKVENKSAAAVAASINAVDSKVRRETFVDGENQSPTDSPSSSNNSDSGISSPGIEDCPSIGGQDHDFRKSVQADRSKTSFNNNLATSPVMRSGDGGKTTSGAAAAAAAVIPAAVAAAAAAGDAPAATLSPDDKAKICDSSYASAEAKCGLDDKPLKKIRAKNTSSRVKRCHSKNEERYRRRSVSERDGATATAAAAASLDLGATDRRVDDESVDCAQSVAVCDQQPPSATENRSKKSTIIIETTPRIERVERVAVADENSTKCSSSANEERSSPNEKNRRRYESENGRVIDTISDVVDGNEPQAAENDASHLHGDPFENQIANCDQTDAYAVDPNDAALSASSLSRAVPQQSTCWPKANVNVDVDVDASERAAPQDGSVNQDSQSRHSSERVALAARILVDEIVQRAESQIRMSTTKCDKLQLPLTQAVTNWLNERGGLPAAAAAAVDGFEIKNHRRLFSTQPPSDESLDDETTVSRLSQSKETVDKSKTSSSNCVIC